One Corynebacterium tuberculostearicum DNA window includes the following coding sequences:
- a CDS encoding type IV toxin-antitoxin system AbiEi family antitoxin domain-containing protein produces MEEVLVSGLSRGELNTHVANGKIIRIGRGIYTWREPTPMEVARILHKRWPGIMLAGSSAVQLYSKKAMTFPLKFAYRHVVSGSQWFEVERTRQKTSFTFEGIPVQNPLLAAAVVDDDQAVTMLETRYQNRRGKQALEKDLGCIARVPARVRELVNKSAVGADSEAERKVVRALQRRGKKVQVNHQIGPYLWDIVVGKVAVEIDGYDFHKAEDLGTFVKDRWKGNDAALRGYTVLRYSGSCVKHHLVDVVQQISEAHEGRTNFSSLAHESVWRWHWLLAGYAAEPIYG; encoded by the coding sequence ATGGAAGAAGTACTGGTTTCAGGCCTAAGCAGGGGAGAGCTTAATACTCATGTAGCGAATGGAAAGATAATCCGAATCGGCCGCGGGATTTATACGTGGCGGGAACCGACTCCCATGGAGGTAGCTCGCATCCTGCACAAGCGGTGGCCTGGAATCATGCTTGCAGGAAGCTCTGCGGTGCAGCTGTACTCCAAGAAGGCGATGACCTTTCCTCTGAAATTTGCCTACAGGCATGTCGTGAGTGGTTCGCAGTGGTTTGAAGTCGAGCGAACTCGGCAGAAAACGAGTTTTACGTTTGAAGGTATCCCCGTGCAAAATCCCCTGCTAGCGGCGGCTGTGGTGGATGACGATCAAGCAGTAACGATGCTTGAAACGCGATATCAAAACAGGCGCGGTAAGCAAGCCTTAGAAAAAGACCTCGGATGTATCGCGCGGGTACCAGCTCGGGTTCGGGAATTAGTGAACAAATCTGCGGTAGGTGCCGATAGCGAAGCAGAAAGGAAAGTGGTCCGGGCGCTTCAGCGTCGTGGGAAGAAGGTTCAGGTAAACCACCAGATAGGTCCCTATCTATGGGACATCGTTGTAGGGAAGGTCGCCGTTGAAATCGATGGCTATGACTTCCATAAGGCGGAGGATTTGGGGACCTTCGTTAAAGACCGCTGGAAGGGAAATGATGCGGCGCTAAGAGGGTATACCGTTCTTCGCTATTCAGGCAGCTGCGTGAAGCATCACCTGGTAGATGTGGTTCAGCAAATTTCTGAGGCTCATGAGGGGCGAACGAATTTCAGCTCTCTTGCTCACGAATCCGTGTGGCGCTGGCATTGGCTTTTAGCCGGGTATGCAGCCGAGCCAATTTACGGCTAG
- a CDS encoding ABC transporter permease, with the protein MTKNRVINWAMNNGALVGLIALCIALFIATPYFLTVANLLNIGIQAATVAILAFGMTFVIVTAGIDLSVGSVAALGAMVSAYMFSTAGLPGWLTLLLGLIVGALAGAICGMATAWGKIPSFIATLAMMSIARGLTLVISQGSPIETAPSVNAFGGDIAGFPVPIIMMVIAGLICWFILERTVLGRSMYAIGGNLEAARLSGLPVKRIQIAVFALSGFFAAWAGMVMAGRLESAQPQAGTGYELDAIAAVVIGGASLSGGQGKATGTLVGAILLAVIRNGLNLLNVSSFWQQIVIGLVIALAVGFDVIRNKTAN; encoded by the coding sequence ATGACCAAGAATCGAGTAATTAACTGGGCCATGAATAATGGCGCGCTCGTCGGCCTCATTGCCCTGTGCATCGCGCTGTTTATCGCTACGCCATACTTCCTTACCGTGGCGAACCTGCTCAATATCGGCATCCAGGCCGCTACGGTGGCCATCTTGGCCTTCGGCATGACCTTTGTCATCGTCACCGCTGGTATCGACCTCTCGGTGGGCTCGGTCGCCGCGCTCGGCGCCATGGTCTCTGCCTATATGTTCTCCACCGCGGGACTGCCTGGCTGGCTCACCCTGCTTCTCGGCCTGATCGTAGGTGCGCTGGCCGGCGCCATCTGCGGCATGGCCACCGCGTGGGGCAAGATCCCCTCTTTCATCGCAACGCTGGCCATGATGTCCATCGCCCGCGGGCTCACCCTGGTCATCTCCCAGGGCTCGCCGATTGAAACCGCCCCGTCCGTCAACGCCTTTGGCGGCGATATCGCAGGTTTCCCAGTGCCGATCATCATGATGGTTATCGCCGGGCTCATCTGCTGGTTCATCCTAGAGCGCACGGTACTCGGCCGCTCTATGTACGCCATCGGCGGCAACCTGGAGGCCGCCCGGCTCTCGGGCTTGCCGGTCAAGCGCATCCAAATCGCCGTCTTCGCACTCTCCGGCTTCTTCGCCGCCTGGGCCGGCATGGTTATGGCCGGCCGCCTCGAATCCGCACAGCCGCAGGCCGGCACCGGCTATGAGCTCGATGCTATTGCGGCCGTCGTCATCGGTGGCGCCTCGCTCTCCGGCGGGCAGGGCAAGGCCACTGGCACTCTAGTCGGCGCGATCTTGCTAGCGGTCATCCGCAATGGCTTGAACCTGCTCAACGTCTCCTCCTTCTGGCAGCAGATCGTCATCGGCCTAGTCATCGCGCTGGCCGTCGGCTTCGACGTCATCCGCAATAAGACGGCCAACTAA
- a CDS encoding YdcF family protein, with translation MSDPLLVLGSRVTHGYPGAMLRSRLDKALALYSGQRIIVSGRGEAGPMATYLIERGVPAERVVVELEATSTNENLENAHRLAPDAVLHVVTNDFHILRTALWAWHLGIAVHLHSARTPWRLMPRNYLREVLATPHSAARIVWRRMQG, from the coding sequence ATGTCTGACCCGCTCCTTGTTTTGGGCTCCCGCGTAACCCATGGCTATCCCGGCGCCATGCTGCGCTCGCGCCTTGATAAGGCGTTGGCGCTTTATAGCGGTCAGCGCATCATTGTCTCCGGCCGTGGTGAGGCGGGGCCTATGGCTACATACCTCATCGAACGTGGCGTGCCGGCCGAGCGGGTGGTGGTGGAACTGGAAGCCACGAGCACTAATGAAAATCTAGAGAATGCCCACCGCTTGGCCCCGGATGCCGTATTACACGTGGTGACCAATGATTTTCATATCCTGCGCACCGCGTTGTGGGCCTGGCACCTCGGCATTGCCGTGCACCTGCATTCCGCGCGCACCCCGTGGCGGTTGATGCCGCGCAACTACCTGCGCGAAGTCTTGGCCACGCCACACTCCGCGGCGCGAATAGTGTGGCGGCGGATGCAGGGGTAG
- a CDS encoding ribokinase, translating into MSKLTVVGSINADLIVHAERHPQPGETLLGSGGDILAGGKGANQAVAAAQLGATVAFVGAVGSDPYAEPAMHYMRTSGIDLGAVEQADTNTGLAVITVSADGENTIVISPGANALVDAPFVSSRASTIADADVVLLQGEIPASGFQAAVEAAQGRVVVNLAPVVAVDRDSLLQADPLLANEHEAGLILDQLGLPAEGAPRELAHRLVEAGFRSVVLTLGAHGAYVATPEGGTDIPTPRVTAVDTTGAGDAFAGAFCAQLLTGASLVDAATFAARVGAFAATGNGAQPSYPTTESALPEVTDA; encoded by the coding sequence ATGAGCAAGCTAACCGTCGTCGGTTCCATCAATGCCGATCTCATTGTGCACGCCGAGCGCCATCCGCAACCCGGCGAAACCCTACTGGGCTCTGGCGGCGACATCTTGGCCGGGGGCAAAGGCGCTAACCAGGCCGTCGCGGCCGCACAGCTGGGCGCCACTGTGGCCTTTGTGGGCGCGGTCGGCTCCGATCCCTATGCCGAGCCTGCCATGCACTATATGCGCACCTCCGGTATCGATCTGGGCGCCGTGGAGCAGGCCGATACCAATACCGGCCTCGCCGTCATTACTGTCTCGGCCGATGGCGAGAACACCATCGTCATCTCCCCCGGTGCCAACGCTCTTGTCGACGCCCCCTTTGTCTCCTCCCGCGCCTCCACCATCGCCGATGCCGACGTGGTCCTCCTCCAGGGTGAAATCCCTGCCTCCGGTTTCCAGGCCGCGGTCGAGGCGGCCCAGGGCCGAGTGGTGGTCAACCTCGCGCCCGTGGTCGCGGTCGACCGCGACTCGCTCCTGCAAGCCGATCCTTTGCTGGCCAATGAACACGAAGCAGGGCTCATCCTGGACCAGCTCGGACTACCTGCAGAGGGCGCCCCGCGCGAGCTCGCCCACCGCTTGGTAGAGGCCGGTTTCCGCTCCGTCGTTCTCACCCTTGGCGCCCACGGCGCCTACGTGGCTACCCCGGAAGGCGGCACGGATATCCCCACCCCGCGCGTGACCGCCGTGGATACCACCGGCGCCGGCGATGCCTTCGCGGGTGCCTTCTGCGCCCAGCTGCTCACCGGTGCCTCGCTTGTCGATGCCGCCACCTTCGCCGCCCGCGTCGGCGCCTTCGCCGCCACCGGCAACGGCGCACAGCCTTCCTACCCCACCACCGAATCCGCCCTGCCGGAGGTCACCGATGCGTAA
- a CDS encoding type II toxin-antitoxin system RelE family toxin — translation MDYNIAFTRQAKRELQKIHQGNRKQYQRIKRAIGGLAQDPYPPGSIALSGRSGRRIRVGNYRVLYSVEEQEVLVEVFTVGARGNVYKR, via the coding sequence ATGGACTACAACATCGCGTTTACGCGGCAGGCCAAGCGAGAGTTACAAAAAATCCATCAGGGAAACCGAAAGCAATATCAACGGATTAAGCGCGCGATCGGTGGACTGGCCCAAGACCCATATCCACCGGGATCTATCGCTTTGTCCGGCAGGAGTGGCCGAAGAATAAGGGTGGGAAATTACCGAGTGCTGTACTCCGTTGAGGAGCAAGAAGTGCTGGTGGAAGTGTTTACCGTAGGGGCACGCGGAAACGTCTATAAGCGCTAG
- a CDS encoding substrate-binding domain-containing protein, translating to MKKLIATLLVPALALGLASCNRSEEDRNRITLALSTQTNPFFVELRHGAQDKAKELGVPLDIQDASDDPAQQVNQLGNATSMGAKVVVVNPTDSDAVAPAVRGIKNDGVPVIGVDRDVNGVELDSMVASDNVAGGAQAADKLAEAIGEKGDILILQGTAGTSASRERGKGFAEQIANYGDIRVVGKQSANFDRTEGLNVATNLLQANPDIKAIFAENDEMALGAVEALGDRAGSEVKVVAFDGTFDGLKAVKDGKLEATIAQQPAELGARAIEQAAALLHGGAAEKNVPVEVITVTRDNVEDFQ from the coding sequence ATGAAAAAGCTCATCGCCACCCTCCTCGTACCCGCCCTCGCGCTGGGCCTTGCCTCGTGCAATCGCTCGGAAGAAGACCGCAACCGCATCACGCTAGCGCTGTCCACGCAGACCAACCCCTTCTTCGTCGAACTGCGCCACGGCGCGCAGGATAAGGCCAAGGAACTCGGCGTTCCGCTCGACATCCAAGACGCCTCCGATGACCCCGCCCAGCAGGTCAATCAGCTGGGCAATGCCACCTCGATGGGCGCCAAGGTCGTCGTGGTCAACCCCACCGATTCCGATGCCGTGGCCCCAGCCGTGCGCGGCATCAAAAATGACGGCGTGCCCGTCATCGGCGTGGACCGCGACGTCAACGGCGTAGAGCTGGATTCCATGGTGGCCTCCGATAACGTCGCCGGTGGCGCGCAGGCTGCGGATAAGCTCGCTGAAGCCATCGGGGAAAAGGGCGATATCCTCATCCTGCAGGGCACCGCTGGTACCTCCGCCTCGCGCGAGCGCGGCAAGGGCTTTGCAGAGCAGATTGCGAATTATGGGGACATTCGGGTCGTCGGCAAGCAATCGGCGAATTTCGATCGCACGGAAGGCCTCAACGTCGCTACCAACTTGCTGCAGGCCAATCCTGATATTAAGGCCATCTTTGCGGAGAACGATGAAATGGCGCTCGGCGCGGTCGAAGCTTTAGGTGACCGCGCCGGTTCTGAGGTCAAGGTGGTGGCTTTTGACGGTACCTTCGATGGCCTCAAGGCAGTCAAAGATGGCAAGCTGGAAGCTACCATCGCCCAGCAGCCCGCAGAGCTCGGTGCCCGCGCCATCGAACAAGCCGCAGCGCTCCTGCACGGTGGCGCGGCGGAGAAAAACGTCCCCGTCGAGGTCATCACCGTCACCCGCGACAATGTGGAGGATTTCCAATGA
- a CDS encoding LacI family DNA-binding transcriptional regulator produces MAGTTLKDVAAAAGVSISTASRSLSGNPAISESTRQRVKDTAIKLNYRPNAQARALRSSRSNAIGLVIPSLDNAYFAAMAAAIEEAADKQGLATMITSCGEDPQRLVKALDALMERQVDGIIAVPLEGAEEALEQARAYRPLVLIDRTLGQIPAVLSDPHPGMKQAVEQLKEKGHTHIGYLSGPQETSTGRQRLQAFEAATRGMPTHIHHGSYRHREGYKGALALLQEGVTALIAGDSMMTAGALEACHNAGKLIGEEIALVGFDDFIYLRFQPSPISVVDQDVARMGETATAKLIAAINEKHQPEGEVLETRYIPRMSTAHQLDGATP; encoded by the coding sequence ATGGCCGGAACCACTCTCAAGGACGTGGCCGCTGCTGCTGGAGTATCCATTTCCACCGCGTCCCGTTCGCTCTCGGGCAACCCAGCCATCTCGGAGTCCACGCGCCAACGCGTAAAGGACACGGCCATCAAGCTCAACTATAGGCCCAATGCCCAAGCCCGAGCATTGCGCAGTTCCCGATCTAACGCCATCGGCTTGGTCATCCCCAGCCTAGATAATGCCTACTTCGCCGCAATGGCCGCAGCCATCGAAGAAGCCGCCGATAAGCAGGGACTCGCCACGATGATTACCAGTTGTGGCGAGGATCCGCAGCGGCTAGTCAAGGCCCTCGATGCCCTGATGGAACGCCAGGTAGACGGCATTATCGCGGTACCTCTCGAAGGCGCCGAAGAAGCGCTGGAGCAGGCGCGCGCTTACCGTCCACTCGTGCTCATTGACCGCACCCTGGGCCAGATTCCAGCAGTGCTATCAGACCCCCACCCGGGCATGAAACAAGCCGTGGAACAGCTTAAAGAAAAAGGGCACACGCACATCGGCTACCTTTCCGGGCCGCAGGAAACCTCCACCGGCCGCCAGCGCCTCCAAGCATTCGAGGCCGCCACCCGGGGCATGCCTACCCACATCCACCACGGCAGCTACCGCCACCGCGAGGGCTATAAAGGAGCCCTCGCACTCCTACAAGAAGGCGTCACCGCGCTCATTGCCGGCGATTCCATGATGACGGCCGGCGCGCTGGAGGCCTGCCATAATGCGGGCAAGCTCATCGGAGAAGAAATCGCGCTCGTCGGCTTCGATGACTTCATCTACCTGCGCTTCCAACCCTCCCCTATCTCAGTGGTGGACCAGGATGTTGCCAGAATGGGCGAGACCGCCACGGCCAAGCTCATCGCGGCCATCAATGAAAAGCACCAACCGGAAGGCGAGGTGCTAGAAACCCGCTATATCCCACGCATGTCCACCGCACACCAACTCGATGGAGCCACGCCATGA
- a CDS encoding sugar ABC transporter ATP-binding protein encodes MSDCVLRLDNVTKSFGPVEVIKGVDLTVRRGQVQALLGENGAGKSTLIKMIAGVHEPDSGRILIDDTEVKIPDTKASEALGIATIHQELNLVPTMSVAENIMLGRTPRRFGLVNRKHLKAQAQAALHLIGLDVDLDMPVRELGVAKQQLVEIAKALSMNARILILDEPTAALTGKEVDALFAVLEELKAKGVAMVFISHHLEELARIAETISVLRDGSFIAEVPANTDEDELVRLIVGREIENQYPREVPPERGEALLEVSELTADGAFHDVTFTVHAGEVVGLAGLVGAGRTEIIRAIAGADPYDSGTIRVGGTQLRGGDIRAAIRAGVGHIPEDRKSQALVLDASVGDNLGFATLYPTAKVGLADRSGQRRRAGDVAEKLRIRMADLSQPIRNLSGGNQQKAVFGRWVLAGSKVLLLDEPTRGVDVGAKVEIYNIINEVTAAGGAVLMASSDLPEVLGMSDRILVMSGGQLAGELPKDSTQDEVMAFAVSNVTSSTSTSAAAPAGTNHKDEA; translated from the coding sequence ATGAGTGACTGCGTTTTGCGCCTGGATAATGTCACCAAATCCTTTGGCCCGGTAGAGGTCATTAAGGGGGTAGACCTCACCGTCCGCCGCGGCCAAGTGCAGGCCTTGCTGGGTGAGAACGGCGCGGGAAAATCCACCCTCATCAAGATGATTGCCGGCGTGCACGAACCAGATTCCGGCCGCATCCTGATAGATGACACAGAGGTAAAAATCCCAGATACCAAGGCCTCTGAGGCACTGGGCATCGCCACCATTCACCAAGAGCTCAACCTTGTGCCCACCATGTCCGTGGCCGAGAACATCATGCTTGGGCGCACCCCACGCCGCTTTGGGTTGGTCAATCGCAAACACCTCAAGGCACAAGCCCAAGCGGCACTGCACCTTATCGGCTTGGACGTGGATCTGGACATGCCGGTGCGTGAGCTGGGTGTGGCCAAGCAGCAGCTCGTAGAAATCGCCAAGGCGCTGTCCATGAACGCGCGCATCCTCATCCTGGATGAGCCCACTGCCGCGCTCACCGGCAAGGAGGTTGATGCACTCTTTGCCGTGCTCGAAGAACTCAAGGCTAAGGGCGTGGCCATGGTCTTTATTAGCCACCACTTGGAGGAGCTGGCGCGCATTGCAGAAACCATCAGCGTGCTGCGCGATGGCTCTTTCATCGCCGAGGTCCCAGCCAATACGGACGAAGACGAGCTGGTGCGCCTCATTGTCGGCCGCGAGATTGAAAACCAATACCCGCGCGAGGTTCCTCCCGAGCGCGGCGAGGCCCTGCTGGAAGTCTCCGAGCTGACTGCCGACGGCGCCTTTCACGACGTCACCTTCACCGTCCATGCCGGCGAAGTCGTCGGCCTTGCCGGGCTCGTGGGAGCCGGCCGCACCGAAATCATTCGCGCCATCGCGGGCGCTGACCCGTACGATTCCGGCACCATCCGCGTCGGCGGCACGCAGCTGCGCGGCGGCGATATTCGTGCCGCCATCCGCGCCGGCGTGGGCCATATCCCCGAAGACCGTAAGTCCCAAGCGCTAGTTCTCGATGCCTCCGTGGGCGATAACCTCGGATTCGCCACCCTCTACCCCACCGCTAAGGTGGGGCTGGCCGACCGCAGCGGTCAACGCCGCCGCGCCGGTGACGTAGCGGAAAAGCTGCGCATTCGCATGGCCGATCTCTCCCAGCCCATCCGGAACCTATCCGGCGGCAACCAACAAAAGGCGGTCTTTGGCCGCTGGGTACTGGCCGGTTCCAAAGTCCTCCTCCTCGATGAGCCGACCCGCGGCGTCGACGTCGGCGCCAAGGTAGAGATTTACAACATCATCAATGAGGTCACCGCGGCCGGCGGCGCCGTTCTCATGGCATCCTCCGATCTGCCCGAGGTGCTCGGTATGTCCGACCGCATCCTCGTCATGTCCGGCGGCCAACTCGCCGGCGAGCTCCCCAAGGACTCCACTCAAGACGAGGTCATGGCCTTTGCCGTATCCAATGTGACCTCCTCTACCTCTACCTCTGCTGCCGCGCCTGCCGGCACTAACCACAAGGATGAAGCATGA
- a CDS encoding type II toxin-antitoxin system Phd/YefM family antitoxin, producing the protein MSLPLSELRTRLGQVIDQAHYAGTRTVVTRNGKEAAVIISPQELAFLDRLEAAADAEALRQARAADTGERFSFEQVTEEIEGR; encoded by the coding sequence TTGTCTTTGCCACTTTCCGAACTCCGCACCCGCTTAGGCCAGGTCATTGACCAAGCCCACTACGCAGGCACCCGCACCGTTGTCACCCGCAACGGTAAGGAAGCCGCAGTTATCATTTCGCCTCAGGAACTAGCTTTCCTTGACCGCCTCGAAGCCGCTGCAGATGCTGAAGCGCTCCGCCAAGCCCGCGCCGCCGATACCGGCGAACGCTTCTCTTTTGAACAGGTCACGGAAGAAATCGAAGGGCGCTAG
- a CDS encoding sodium:solute symporter family protein: METAESVLRLDASWVDYFLVAIYFLFVLGIGWAAKARVSSSIDFFLSGRGLPAWVTGLAFVSANLGAVEIIGMSANGVEYGFQTMHYFWIGAIPAMVFLGIVMMPFYYGSKVRSVPEFMRKRFGNAAHLVNAISFAVAQLLIAGVNLYLLATIVEALLGWQMWVSLLVAGLIVLSYITLGGLSAAIYNEVLQFFVIIAALAPLTIIGLNRVGGWNGLKDAVAQDSHFHTWPGTDISGFENPVWSVIGIVLGLGFVLSFGYWTTNFVEVQRAMASDSISAARKTPIIGAFPKMFVPFLVVIPGMVASVSVADLMEERAEPNDAILLLMRDLLPNGLLGVAIAGLLASFMAGMAANISAFNTVISYDIWQTYVVKDREDDYYLKFGRIATIIATAIAIFTALLAQNFGNIMDYLQTLFGFFNAPLFATFILGMFWKRMTPHAGWSGLVAGTGSAIAFWYVASFTDMINLPGQGTAFVAAGVAFVVDILVSIVVTLFTQPKPDSELVGFVSSVTPKDHFEDYTEKSLPWYQQTVPLGIICLVMAVALNVIFA; encoded by the coding sequence ATGGAGACTGCTGAATCCGTATTGAGGCTCGATGCCTCCTGGGTGGACTACTTTTTGGTAGCCATCTACTTCCTCTTCGTGCTAGGCATCGGCTGGGCCGCCAAGGCCCGAGTGTCTAGCTCCATCGACTTCTTCCTCTCCGGCCGCGGATTGCCCGCCTGGGTGACCGGACTGGCTTTCGTCTCGGCCAACCTGGGCGCGGTGGAAATCATCGGTATGTCCGCCAATGGCGTGGAGTATGGCTTCCAAACCATGCACTACTTCTGGATCGGCGCCATCCCGGCAATGGTCTTTTTGGGCATTGTGATGATGCCGTTCTACTACGGCTCCAAGGTGCGCTCGGTGCCGGAGTTCATGCGCAAGCGTTTTGGCAATGCCGCGCACCTGGTCAATGCGATTTCCTTCGCTGTGGCCCAGCTGCTTATTGCCGGCGTGAACCTGTACTTGCTGGCCACCATCGTGGAGGCCCTGCTGGGCTGGCAGATGTGGGTATCGCTCCTCGTCGCCGGCCTCATCGTGCTGTCCTATATCACCCTGGGTGGCCTTTCGGCTGCCATTTATAACGAGGTCCTCCAGTTCTTCGTCATCATCGCCGCCCTCGCCCCGCTGACCATCATTGGTTTGAACCGCGTTGGCGGTTGGAATGGGCTGAAGGACGCGGTGGCCCAGGATTCGCACTTCCACACGTGGCCGGGCACGGACATCTCCGGTTTTGAGAACCCAGTGTGGTCCGTCATCGGCATCGTGCTGGGCCTCGGCTTCGTGCTTTCCTTTGGTTACTGGACCACCAACTTCGTCGAGGTGCAGCGCGCCATGGCCTCCGATTCCATCTCGGCCGCCCGCAAGACCCCGATCATCGGCGCCTTCCCCAAGATGTTCGTGCCCTTCCTCGTGGTCATCCCGGGCATGGTTGCCTCCGTCTCCGTGGCCGATTTGATGGAGGAGCGCGCGGAGCCCAACGACGCCATCTTGCTGCTCATGCGCGACCTTCTGCCCAATGGCCTGCTGGGCGTGGCGATCGCCGGCCTGCTCGCTTCCTTCATGGCCGGCATGGCCGCGAATATCTCCGCCTTTAATACCGTCATTTCCTATGACATCTGGCAGACCTACGTGGTCAAGGACCGCGAGGATGACTACTACCTGAAGTTCGGCCGCATCGCCACGATTATCGCCACCGCTATTGCCATTTTCACCGCGCTGCTCGCGCAAAACTTTGGCAATATCATGGACTACCTGCAGACCCTGTTTGGCTTCTTCAATGCGCCGCTGTTTGCCACCTTCATTCTGGGCATGTTCTGGAAGCGCATGACCCCGCACGCCGGTTGGTCCGGACTCGTAGCCGGTACCGGTTCCGCCATTGCCTTCTGGTACGTCGCATCCTTCACGGACATGATCAACCTGCCCGGCCAAGGCACCGCTTTCGTCGCGGCCGGTGTGGCCTTCGTGGTGGATATCCTGGTATCCATTGTGGTCACCCTGTTCACCCAGCCCAAGCCGGATAGCGAGCTGGTTGGCTTCGTCTCTTCCGTGACCCCCAAGGACCACTTTGAGGACTACACCGAAAAGTCCTTGCCGTGGTACCAGCAGACCGTCCCGCTGGGCATCATTTGCCTGGTGATGGCCGTAGCCCTCAACGTCATCTTCGCCTAA
- the rbsD gene encoding D-ribose pyranase: MRKSGLLNPALTSAVARLGHTDTFVIADCGLPIPREVPVIDLTLTFGIPTFADTLAALLDEVVVEAATIADTTPPEVRSLLPAVPLTEVSHDDLKREVARASFVVRTGSTTPFANVILRSGVPF, encoded by the coding sequence ATGCGTAAATCCGGCCTGCTCAATCCCGCGCTCACCAGCGCTGTCGCGCGCTTGGGCCACACCGATACCTTCGTTATCGCCGATTGCGGCCTGCCCATCCCCCGCGAAGTGCCTGTCATCGACCTCACGCTAACCTTTGGCATCCCCACCTTTGCCGATACCCTGGCGGCCCTCCTCGATGAGGTCGTGGTCGAAGCCGCCACCATCGCCGATACCACCCCGCCTGAGGTGCGCTCCCTGCTTCCCGCAGTACCGCTTACCGAGGTCTCCCACGACGACCTCAAGCGCGAGGTCGCCCGCGCCTCCTTTGTCGTGCGCACCGGTTCCACCACGCCGTTTGCCAATGTCATCCTGCGCTCCGGCGTGCCCTTCTAG
- a CDS encoding aldose epimerase: MTSGGAAGPDADYPSVALAHGDYAAEIGLFGGALNALTYRGAPLVESYEGKPPLMAGVVLAPWPNRTEDGWFEWQGTGHQLEINEPERNNAIHGFAVDWWRVTERSDNRVALAFDIEPRQGWPWAIQLEATYALDEQGLHHQLTARTAEPGEVPFAYGLHLYLCPQGAGAEEAVLSVDVGKRYLLGARNLPTGKTEQVRIVNQPIAEVDWDDCFHGEGPLTAVYSAGGKGVRLEMGEGLNWVQMFTPADFPRAGGPGKALAVEPMSAPPNALRSGEDLVRLSAQNPQRFTLRLAAENNN; encoded by the coding sequence ATGACCAGTGGAGGAGCAGCTGGCCCTGACGCTGACTACCCCAGCGTCGCACTTGCCCATGGCGATTATGCGGCCGAGATTGGCCTATTCGGCGGTGCACTCAACGCGCTGACCTATCGCGGCGCGCCCTTGGTAGAAAGCTACGAGGGTAAGCCGCCGCTGATGGCCGGAGTGGTGCTGGCACCGTGGCCGAATCGCACCGAGGATGGCTGGTTCGAATGGCAGGGGACCGGACACCAGTTGGAGATCAACGAGCCTGAGCGCAATAACGCCATCCATGGATTCGCGGTGGATTGGTGGCGCGTCACGGAACGCTCGGACAACCGGGTGGCTCTTGCCTTTGATATTGAGCCGCGCCAGGGCTGGCCGTGGGCGATTCAACTAGAGGCCACCTATGCCCTCGATGAGCAGGGATTGCACCACCAGCTCACCGCCCGCACCGCGGAACCCGGCGAGGTTCCCTTCGCCTATGGGCTGCACCTCTACCTCTGCCCACAAGGGGCAGGGGCGGAGGAAGCGGTGCTCAGTGTGGACGTCGGCAAGCGCTACCTGCTCGGCGCCCGCAACCTGCCTACGGGAAAGACGGAGCAGGTGCGCATTGTTAATCAGCCCATCGCCGAGGTGGACTGGGACGATTGCTTCCACGGCGAAGGCCCACTGACGGCCGTGTATTCGGCCGGTGGAAAGGGGGTGCGCCTGGAGATGGGCGAAGGCCTGAACTGGGTGCAGATGTTTACCCCGGCCGATTTCCCGCGGGCAGGTGGCCCCGGCAAGGCATTGGCCGTGGAGCCCATGAGCGCGCCGCCGAATGCGCTGCGCAGCGGGGAAGACCTCGTGCGCCTGAGCGCTCAGAACCCGCAGAGATTCACGCTGCGCCTTGCAGCAGAGAACAATAACTAG